A region from the Panicum hallii strain FIL2 chromosome 1, PHallii_v3.1, whole genome shotgun sequence genome encodes:
- the LOC112875080 gene encoding galactoside 2-alpha-L-fucosyltransferase-like produces the protein MAVPPFVVVYGGGGVAPAVWIAAARARLRRDSGDGSFPYARSPPDKLLGGLLPDGLDERSCRSRYESSMYRRNPGRRPSPHLIAKLRKHEELQRRCGPNTNAYNLAIEQLRTGRSVGSPECKYVVSISYRGLGNRILAAASAFLYAALTDRVLLVDPSNEMDELFCEPFPGTTWLLPRDFPLASYTNFSIDTAESYGNMLRNKVLSADAPAAELPAFAYLHLDHDYGHEDKMFFCDDDQRLLSNVQWLVMRTDLYTVPGLFLLTAFQEELDALFPERDAVFHHLVRYLFHPTNHVWGLVTRYYRAYLARADLRLGIQVRNFDPRHAQSPHILQQITSCVWREKLLPELLATEEHAAPAPGARSTAVLMTSLRSWYYERIKGMYWDRATATGEDVSVHQPSHEGQQQFGKRSHDGRAWAEMYLLSLCDVLVTSGWSTFGYVAQGLGGARPWVLHKQPENLTSAPDPPCFRDVSMEPCFHAPHVYDCKMKRGMDTGEVLPHVRHCQDVSWGLKLVDPKLYKG, from the exons ATGGCCGTGCCGCCGTTCGTCGTCGTCtacggcgggggcggcgtcgCGCCCGCGGTCTGGATCGCCGCCGCCAGGGCCCGGCTGCGCCGAG ATTCCGGCGATGGCTCCTTCCCGTACGCGAGGAGCCCGCCTGACAAGCTCCTCGGCGGCCTCTTGCCCGACGGACTCGACGAGAGATCGTGCCGCAGCAGGTACGAGTCCTCCATGTACCGCCGGAACCCGGGGCGGCGACCTTCTCCGCACCTCATCGCGAAGCTGCGGAAGCACGAGGAGCTCCAGAGGCGGTGCGGGCCGAACACCAACGCGTACAACCTCGCCATCGAGCAGCTTCGGACCGGCAGGAGCGTCGGCTCGCCGGAGTGCAAGTACGTCGTCTCCATCTCGTACCGCGGCCTCGGCAACCGCATCCTCGCCGCGGCCTCGGCGTTCCTCTACGCGGCGCTCACCGACCGCGTCCTCCTCGTCGACCCGAGCAACGAGATGGACGAGCTCTTCTGCGAGCCGTTCCCCGGCACGACGTGGCTGCTCCCGCGGGACTTCCCCCTGGCGAGCTACACCAACTTCAGCATCGACACCGCCGAGAGCTACGGCAACATGCTGAGGAACAAGGTGCTCAGTGCCGACGCGCCGGCGGCGGAACTGCCGGCGTTCGCGTACCTCCACCTCGATCACGACTACGGCCACGAGGACAAGATGTTCTTCTGCGACGACGACCAGCGGCTGCTGTCGAACGTCCAGTGGCTGGTCATGAGGACCGACCTGTACACCGTGCCGGGGCTGTTCCTGCTCACGGCGTTCCAGGAGGAGCTCGACGCGCTCTTCCCGGAGCGCGACGCCGTGTTCCACCACCTGGTGCGCTACCTGTTCCACCCGACCAACCACGTCTGGGGCCTCGTCACGCGCTACTACCGCGCGTACCTGGCGCGGGCGGACCTCCGGCTCGGCATCCAGGTGCGCAACTTCGACCCCAGGCACGCGCAGTCGCCGCACATCCTCCAGCAGATCACGTCGTGCGTGTGGAGGGAGAAGCTGCTCCCGGAGCTTCTCGCCACGGAGGAGcacgccgcgccggcgccgggcgcCAGGTCCACGGCCGTCCTGATGACCTCCCTCCGGTCATGGTACTACGAGCGCATCAAGGGGATGTACTGGGACCGCGCGACGGCGACCGGCGAGGATGTGAGCGTGCACCAGCCGAGCCACGAGGGGCAGCAGCAGTTCGGCAAGAGGTCGCACGACGGCAGGGCCTGGGCGGAGATGTACCTGCTGAGCCTGTGCGACGTGCTGGTGACCAGCGGGTGGTCGACGTTCGGGTACGTGGCGCAGGGGCTCGGCGGCGCGAGGCCGTGGGTGCTGCACAAGCAGCCGGAGAACCTCACGTCGGCGCCGGACCCGCCGTGCTTCCGGGACGTGTCCATGGAGCCGTGCTTCCACGCGCCGCACGTCTACGACTGCAAGATGAAGCGCGGGATGGACACCGGGGAGGTGCTGCCGCACGTCAGGCACTGCCAGGACGTGAGCTGGGGTTTGAAGCTtgttgatccaaagctctacaAGGGTTGA
- the LOC112873727 gene encoding probable fucosyltransferase 8: protein MDARARTPRGARKVAVGSGEPGGSDKEWRWRGWRAAARAGVVAAVGFLGALVLLVMVFGGRTGRMAAFSSAPGTGFFVQKPVYEASLVHEHVAGPAPPTRHDQDRLLGGLLSPAFDENSCRSRYASSLYRRPSPFRPSTFLLERLRRYEARHRRCCPGAPLFKEAVEHLRSGRNAARSECQYVVWTPINGLGNRMLSLASTFLYALLTDRVLLVHAPQEFDGLFCEPFPGSSWALPAGFPITDFAGIFTMGSPTSYKNMRQAGAVSRDHRNVTAESLPAYVFLDLIQSFTDAAFCEADQRVLAKFNWVVVKSDVYFATMFFLMPAYERELSRLFPEKEAVFHHLARYLFHPSNDVWGIVRKYYGAYLARADERVGLQVRVFPEMPVAFENMYGQILRCSEQEAGLLPKVAHKDGAAANHSSAVASGSRNNKLTSILVTSLFSDYYERIRGVYYANPTETGEFVEVHQPSHEREQRTEARAHNQRALAEMYLLSFCDRIVTTAVSTFGYIAHGLAGVRPWVLLRPPSPEAPVDPACVRSKTVEPCLQAPPRRVCGVAEGTDIGALVPYAGHCEDEHKGLKLFP, encoded by the exons ATGGACGCGAGGGCGCGAACGCCGCGGGGAGCGCGCAAGGTGGCGGTTGGGAGTGGCGAGCCTGGCGGCAGCGACAAGGAGTGGCGGTGGCGGGGATGGCgcgccgcggcgcgggcgggggtgGTGGCCGCGGTCGGGTTCTTGGGCGCCTTGGTGTTGCTCGTGATGGTGTTCGGCGGCCGTACCGGAAGAATGGCCGCGTTCTCGTCGGCGCCAGGGACCGGGTTCTTCGTTCAAAAGCCAG TTTACGAAGCATCGCTTGTCCATGAACATGTCGCGGGACCGGCCCCGCCGACTCGGCACGACCAGGACCGTCTCCTCGGCGGGCTCCTCTCGCCGGCCTTCGACGAGAATTCCTGCCGTTCCCGGTACGCGTCGTCTCTCTACCGCCGCCCGTCACCGTTCCGGCCATCCACCTTCCTCTTGGAGCGCCTCAGGCGGTACGAGGCCCGGCACCGGCGGTGCTGCCCCGGCGCGCCACTGTTCAAGGAAGCCGTCGAGCACCTGCGGTCCGGCCGCAACGCCGCGCGCTCGGAGTGCCAGTACGTCGTCTGGACGCCGATCAACGGCCTCGGCAACCGCATGCTCTCGCTCGCATCCACCTTCCTGTACGCGCTCCTCACCGACCGCGTCCTGCTCGTGCACGCGCCGCAGGAGTTCGACGGCCTCTTCTGCGAGCCCTTCCCCGGCAGCTCCTGGGCGCTCCCCGCCGGCTTCCCGATCACCGACTTCGCCGGCATTTTCACCATGGGGTCGCCGACGAGCTACAAGAACATGCGGCAGGCCGGGGCCGTGAGCCGCGACCACCGCAACGTCACCGCCGAGAGCCTACCCGCGTACGTGTTCCTGGACCTCATCCAGTCCTTCACCGACGCCGCCTTCTGCGAGGCCGACCAGCGCGTGCTCGCCAAGTTCAACTGGGTTGTGGTCAAGTCCGACGTGTACTTCGCCACCATGTTCTTCCTCATGCCGGCCTACGAGCGCGAGCTCTCGCGGCTGTTCCCGGAGAAGGAGGCCGTGTTCCACCACCTCGCCCGGTACCTCTTCCACCCGTCCAACGACGTATGGGGCATCGTGCGCAAGTACTACGGGGCCTACCTCGCCAGGGCCGACGAGCGCGTCGGCCTCCAGGTACGCGTCTTCCCGGAGATGCCCGTGGCGTTCGAGAACATGTACGGCCAGATCCTCAGGTGCTCGGAGCAGGAGGCCGGCTTGCTGCCCAAGGTTGCGCAcaaggacggcgcggcggcgaacCACTCCTCGGCCGTGGCGTCGGGGAGCAGGAACAACAAGCTCACCTCGATACTGGTGACGTCGCTCTTCTCCGACTACTACGAGCGCATTCGCGGCGTGTACTATGCGAACCCGACGGAGACCGGGGAGTTCGTGGAGGTGCACCAGCCGAGCCACGAGAGGGAGCAGCGCACGGAGGCGCGCGCTCACAACCAGAGGGCGCTGGCGGAGATGTACTTGCTGAGCTTCTGCGATCGCATCGTGACCACCGCGGTGTCGACGTTCGGGTACATCGCGCAcgggctcgccggcgtgcggccctGGGTGCTTCTCCGGCCACCGTCGCCCGAAGCGCCTGTTGATCCGGCGTGCGTCCGATCGAAGACTGTGGAGCCCTGTCTTCAGGCGCCGCCGCGACGAGTGTGCGGTGTGGCGGAGGGGACGGACATTGGAGCTCTGGTGCCTTACGCCGGGCACTGTGAGGACGAGCACAAAGGTCTCAAGTTGTTCCCTTAG
- the LOC112890914 gene encoding galactoside 2-alpha-L-fucosyltransferase-like isoform X1: MVMGRPSQSHGGGGGGDEERLPLRGGLETERAPPPHHAAEQLTEARRGGGGRLWRASVRAGLVLCLLTVPAVLLLLRWQADSSPQWVFDFEAPEEDDDQDIQDDMSDDISPSPYIEYDRLLGGLLIEGFDEKSCRSRYQFARYHKSPSIPSPYLIERLRKQEVLQKRCGPGTKAYKEASKQLRSSQSINMTDCNYLILTIHAGLGNRMLEITSAFLYALLTNRILLVDRYKEIGDLFCEPFPGTSWLIPSDFPLNYGEFTQSSPESYGNMLQNKVAGGNTDRSLAGIQPHYVYLHLDGNYGFHDKLFFCEDDQQFLLGVPWLIIRTDMYFVPSLFLIPGFQDELRRLFPEKDTVFHHLARYLFHPTNNIWYSVTKYYRSYLAKAEKRVGIQIRIYETKGILQRNGPFPHILNQILSCAQNEKLLPEIGMTERAAADTQNNRTIAVLTTSLSSWYSYQIQKKYEEHPTVDGTTVKVYQPSHEEYQRSRNKKHNMKALAEIYLLSMNDELITSGFSTFGYAAQGLAGLKPWIMFRSENHMVPDPPCGRAMSIEPCFHQAPFYDCKAKRDTDLGKVVPYVRHCEDVSWGLKIVNETQL; this comes from the exons ATGGTGATGGGGAGGCCGAGCCAGAGCcacgggggcgggggcgggggcgacgAGGAGCGGCTGCCCCTGCGCGGCGGGCTGGAGACGgagcgggcgccgccgccccaccacGCCGCGGAGCAGCTCAcggaggcgcggcgcgggggcgggggcaggCTCTGGCGCGCGTCCGTGCGCGCCGGCCTGGTGCTCTGCCTGCTGACGGTCCCGGCCGTCCTGCTCCTGCTGCGGTGGCAGGCCGACTCCTCGCCGCAGTGGGTCTTTGACTTCGAGGCCCccgaggaagacgacgaccaag ATATACAAGATGATATGTCTGATGATATATCTCCGTCCCCATATATTGAGTATGATAGACTTCTGGGTGGCCTTCTGATTGAGGGATTTGACGAGAAATCTTGTAGAAGCAGGTATCAGTTTGCACGCTATCACAAGTCACCAAGCATACCTTCACCGTACCTCATAGAGAGGTTAAGGAAACAAGAAGTGCTGCAGAAAAGGTGTGGTCCAGGAACCAAAGCATACAAGGAAGCATCAAAGCAGCTAAGGTCCAGTCAGAGCATCAATATGACAGATTGCAACTATCTGATACTGACTATCCATGCTGGCTTGGGGAATCGGATGCTTGAGATTACTTCAGCATTCCTATATGCACTACTTACAAACCGGATTTTGCTTGTGGACCGTTACAAGGAGATTGGTGACCTTTTCTGCGAACCCTTCCCTGGAACCTCATGGTTAATCCCTTCAGATTTCCCTCTGAACTATGGCGAGTTTACTCAGAGTAGTCCAGAGAGCTATGGCAACATGCTGCAGAATAAAGTTGCCGGTGGCAATACAGATCGATCTTTGGCTGGTATTCAACCTCACTATGTGTATCTCCACCTTGATGGTAACTATGGTTTCCATGACAAACTTTTCTTCTGCGAAGACGACCAGCAGTTCCTGCTAGGTGTTCCATGGCTGATCATAAGAACAGACATGTACTTTGTGCCGTCCCTGTTTCTAATTCCAGGTTTCCAAGATGAACTCAGAAGGCTGTTTCCAGAGAAAGACACTGTTTTCCATCACTTAGCACGCTATCTTTTTCATCCAACAAACAATATTTGGTATTCTGTTACAAAATACTACCGGTCCTACCTGGCCAAAGCGGAAAAAAGAGTGGGAATTCAGATCAGAATATATGAAACCAAAGGCATCTTGCAAAGAAATGGCCCGTTCCCACACATTTTGAATCAGATCCTTTCATGTGCACAGAATGAGAAGCTCCTGCCAGAAATTGGTATGACGGAGAGAGCAGCAGCTGATACTCAGAATAACCGAACAATCGCCGTTCTAACTACTTCTTTGAGCTCTTGGTACAGCTATCAGATCCAGAAGAAGTACGAAGAGCACCCAACAGTTGATGGCACTACTGTCAAAGTGTACCAGCCAAGCCACGAGGAGTACCAGAGGTCAAGGAATAAGAAGCACAACATGAAGGCTCTTGCCGAGATCTATCTACTGAGCATGAACGATGAGCTAATCACCAGTGGCTTTTCCACGTTTGGGTACGCAGCTCAGGGGCTTGCTGGCCTGAAGCCATGGATCATGTTCAGGTCGGAGAACCACATGGTGCCAGACCCACCGTGTGGCCGTGCCATGTCCATTGAGCCGTGCTTCCACCAGGCTCCCTTCTACGACTGCAAGGCAAAGAGGGACACTGACTTGGGCAAGGTGGTGCCTTACGTGAGGCACTGCGAGGACGTGAGCTGGGGTCTGAAGATTGTAAATGAAACTCAGTTGTAG
- the LOC112890914 gene encoding galactoside 2-alpha-L-fucosyltransferase-like isoform X2 encodes MSDDISPSPYIEYDRLLGGLLIEGFDEKSCRSRYQFARYHKSPSIPSPYLIERLRKQEVLQKRCGPGTKAYKEASKQLRSSQSINMTDCNYLILTIHAGLGNRMLEITSAFLYALLTNRILLVDRYKEIGDLFCEPFPGTSWLIPSDFPLNYGEFTQSSPESYGNMLQNKVAGGNTDRSLAGIQPHYVYLHLDGNYGFHDKLFFCEDDQQFLLGVPWLIIRTDMYFVPSLFLIPGFQDELRRLFPEKDTVFHHLARYLFHPTNNIWYSVTKYYRSYLAKAEKRVGIQIRIYETKGILQRNGPFPHILNQILSCAQNEKLLPEIGMTERAAADTQNNRTIAVLTTSLSSWYSYQIQKKYEEHPTVDGTTVKVYQPSHEEYQRSRNKKHNMKALAEIYLLSMNDELITSGFSTFGYAAQGLAGLKPWIMFRSENHMVPDPPCGRAMSIEPCFHQAPFYDCKAKRDTDLGKVVPYVRHCEDVSWGLKIVNETQL; translated from the coding sequence ATGTCTGATGATATATCTCCGTCCCCATATATTGAGTATGATAGACTTCTGGGTGGCCTTCTGATTGAGGGATTTGACGAGAAATCTTGTAGAAGCAGGTATCAGTTTGCACGCTATCACAAGTCACCAAGCATACCTTCACCGTACCTCATAGAGAGGTTAAGGAAACAAGAAGTGCTGCAGAAAAGGTGTGGTCCAGGAACCAAAGCATACAAGGAAGCATCAAAGCAGCTAAGGTCCAGTCAGAGCATCAATATGACAGATTGCAACTATCTGATACTGACTATCCATGCTGGCTTGGGGAATCGGATGCTTGAGATTACTTCAGCATTCCTATATGCACTACTTACAAACCGGATTTTGCTTGTGGACCGTTACAAGGAGATTGGTGACCTTTTCTGCGAACCCTTCCCTGGAACCTCATGGTTAATCCCTTCAGATTTCCCTCTGAACTATGGCGAGTTTACTCAGAGTAGTCCAGAGAGCTATGGCAACATGCTGCAGAATAAAGTTGCCGGTGGCAATACAGATCGATCTTTGGCTGGTATTCAACCTCACTATGTGTATCTCCACCTTGATGGTAACTATGGTTTCCATGACAAACTTTTCTTCTGCGAAGACGACCAGCAGTTCCTGCTAGGTGTTCCATGGCTGATCATAAGAACAGACATGTACTTTGTGCCGTCCCTGTTTCTAATTCCAGGTTTCCAAGATGAACTCAGAAGGCTGTTTCCAGAGAAAGACACTGTTTTCCATCACTTAGCACGCTATCTTTTTCATCCAACAAACAATATTTGGTATTCTGTTACAAAATACTACCGGTCCTACCTGGCCAAAGCGGAAAAAAGAGTGGGAATTCAGATCAGAATATATGAAACCAAAGGCATCTTGCAAAGAAATGGCCCGTTCCCACACATTTTGAATCAGATCCTTTCATGTGCACAGAATGAGAAGCTCCTGCCAGAAATTGGTATGACGGAGAGAGCAGCAGCTGATACTCAGAATAACCGAACAATCGCCGTTCTAACTACTTCTTTGAGCTCTTGGTACAGCTATCAGATCCAGAAGAAGTACGAAGAGCACCCAACAGTTGATGGCACTACTGTCAAAGTGTACCAGCCAAGCCACGAGGAGTACCAGAGGTCAAGGAATAAGAAGCACAACATGAAGGCTCTTGCCGAGATCTATCTACTGAGCATGAACGATGAGCTAATCACCAGTGGCTTTTCCACGTTTGGGTACGCAGCTCAGGGGCTTGCTGGCCTGAAGCCATGGATCATGTTCAGGTCGGAGAACCACATGGTGCCAGACCCACCGTGTGGCCGTGCCATGTCCATTGAGCCGTGCTTCCACCAGGCTCCCTTCTACGACTGCAAGGCAAAGAGGGACACTGACTTGGGCAAGGTGGTGCCTTACGTGAGGCACTGCGAGGACGTGAGCTGGGGTCTGAAGATTGTAAATGAAACTCAGTTGTAG
- the LOC112902309 gene encoding galactoside 2-alpha-L-fucosyltransferase-like isoform X2, with protein sequence MLLGGLLSAGFDESSCQSRYRSNLYRKPSPFPLSPYLAQKLRKYEAYHKKCGPGTKRYRRAVKQLKAGRNADHSECKYVVWFPCNGLGNRMLTIASTFLYALLTDRVLLMHVAPEQEGLFCEPFPGSSWVLPGDFPENNPHKLHIGAPESYANMLKSGVVRNDDPNSVPASSLPPYVYLHVEQFQLKLSDNVFCDEDQVVLGKFNWMVLKSDSYFAPALFLTPMFEEELARMFPQKEAVFHHLGRYLFHPTNKVWGIIRRYYEAYLARVDEKIGFQIRIFPEKPIKFENMYDQLMRCIREQRLLPELAGAAEPANHTAGGAAGKVKAVLIASLYSGYYEKIRGMYYESPTRNGEVVAVFQPSHEEQQQYTSNEHNQKALAEIYLLSYCDKIAMTAWSTFGYVAYSFAGVKPWILLRPDWDKEVSAVACVRSASVEPCLHSPPQLGCRAKKNVDVAAVKPYVRHCEDVGFGLKLFDS encoded by the coding sequence ATGCTTCTGGGAGGACTGCTCTCGGCGGGATTCGACGAATCCTCCTGCCAGAGCCGCTACAGATCGAACCTCTACCGGAAGCCATCCCCTTTCCCGCTCTCCCCCTACCTCGCGCAGAAGCTGCGCAAGTACGAGGCGTACCACAAGAAGTGCGGGCCGGGGACCAAGCGCTACCGGCGTGCCGTCAAGCAGCTCAAGGCCGGTCGCAACGCCGACCACTCCGAGTGCAAGTACGTGGTGTGGTTCCCCTGCAACGGGCTCGGCAACCGCATGCTCACCATCGCCTCTACCTTCCTGTACGCGCTGCTCACCGACCGGGTGCTCCTCATGCACGTCGCGCCGGAGCAGGAGGGCCTCTTCTGCGAGCCGTTCCCGGGCAGCTCGTGGGTGCTCCCGGGTGACTTCCCGGAGAACAACCCGCACAAGCTCCACATCGGCGCGCCGGAGAGCTACGCCAACATGCTCAAGAGCGGCGTCGTCCGCAACGACGACCCCAACAGCGTGCCGGCGTCGTCGCTGCCGCCCTACGTGTACCTCCACGTGGAGCAGTTCCAGCTGAAGCTCTCCGACAACGTCTTCTGCGACGAGGACCAGGTGGTGCTCGGCAAGTTCAACTGGATGGTGCTCAAGTCCGACAGCTACTTCGCGCCGGCGCTGTTCCTGACGCCCATGTTCGAGGAGGAGCTCGCGAGGATGTTCCCGCAGAAGGAGGCCGTGTTCCATCACCTGGGACGGTACCTCTTCCACCCGACGAACAAGGTCTGGGGCATCATCAGAAGATACTACGAGGCGTACCTCGCCAGGGTGGACGAGAAGATCGGGTTCCAGATCCGGATCTTCCCGGAGAAGCCGATCAAGTTCGAGAACATGTACGACCAGCTGATGCGGTGCATCAGGGAGCAGCGGCTGctgccggagctcgccggcgccgccgagcCGGCGAACcacacggcgggcggcgccgcggggaaGGTGAAGGCCGTCCTGATCGCGTCCCTCTACTCGGGGTACTACGAGAAGATTCGGGGCATGTACTACGAGAGCCCCACCCGGAAcggggaggtggtggcggtgttCCAGCCCAGCcacgaggagcagcagcagtacaCGTCGAACGAGCACAACCAGAAGGCGCTGGCGGAGATCTACCTTCTGAGCTACTGCGACAAGATCGCGATGACCGCGTGGTCCACCTTCGGGTACGTCGCCTACAGCTTCGCCGGCGTGAAGCCGTGGATCCTGCTCCGGCCGGACTGGGACAAGGAGGTCTCCGCGGTCGCGTGCGTCCGGTCCGCGTCCGTGGAGCCGTGCCTGCACTCGCCGCCCCAGCTCGGGTGCAGGGCCAAGAAGAACGTCGACGTGGCCGCCGTCAAGCCCTACGTCCGGCACTGCGAGGACGTCGGGTTCGGCCTCAAGCTGTTCGACAGCTAA